A single window of Acidimicrobiales bacterium DNA harbors:
- a CDS encoding dithiol-disulfide isomerase, which produces MTPDVAGSAAVEVWADVLCPFAHWSMRRLRELVSRIRGERWIEVRVRAWPLEWVNSSPWSATHVEDEVRALRVSCAPDDFREFDAANFPESSIILLGAIARANEVHPSLGEQVSYALRDAVFERGLPLGCMSELERVLASLGLPLPDRATAEALVRRDWDEGRRRGVDGSPHFFVGGRSWFCPMLRVRHDQGGYHVSADEEVGEEFRSLLLSLGTSAGVDGTPR; this is translated from the coding sequence ATGACCCCTGATGTTGCGGGCAGTGCAGCAGTCGAGGTGTGGGCGGACGTCTTGTGTCCGTTCGCGCACTGGTCTATGAGACGCCTACGGGAGCTCGTCTCCAGAATCCGCGGGGAACGCTGGATCGAGGTGAGGGTCCGAGCCTGGCCGCTGGAGTGGGTGAATTCGTCACCTTGGTCCGCCACGCACGTCGAAGACGAGGTACGGGCGCTGAGAGTCTCTTGTGCTCCCGACGATTTCCGAGAATTCGATGCCGCCAACTTCCCTGAATCTTCGATCATCCTCCTGGGCGCGATCGCAAGGGCCAACGAGGTCCACCCTTCGCTGGGCGAGCAGGTCTCGTACGCACTCCGGGATGCGGTCTTCGAGCGAGGACTCCCTCTCGGATGTATGTCGGAGCTCGAACGAGTACTCGCATCGCTCGGCCTGCCTCTCCCCGACCGAGCGACAGCAGAGGCCCTGGTTCGGCGCGACTGGGACGAGGGCCGGCGACGCGGCGTAGATGGGTCGCCACACTTCTTCGTCGGGGGCCGCTCGTGGTTCTGCCCCATGCTGAGAGTGCGTCACGACCAAGGCGGCTATCACGTCAGCGCGGACGAGGAGGTGGGCGAGGAGTTTCGTTCCCTGCTGCTGAGTCTGGGGACCTCCGCCGGAGTCGACGGGACGCCAAGATGA
- a CDS encoding acyl-CoA dehydrogenase: MSEQIPTDERQTSSVKGDGEVDEELRGHLLDVVKRFTRQEVIPAAAEHELADTYPAELVERMKELGLFGITVDRRYGGLGLDLVTYAMIVEELSYGWMSVSGFLNTHFMVCWLLERFGTGEQKERYLPRLATGEIRAAYSLSEPDAGSDVQAIRTRAVRDGNQYLVTGTKMWLTNGLHAGLVAMLVKTEDTDPPHRGMSVLLVEKQPGRTRDGAIQVSRKIDKLGYRGVETVELVLDGHRVPETCLLGGEEGRGFAQMMAAVELGRVNIAARAVGVARRAFDESLAYATERRAFGKPIAEHQAILFELAEMSTQIEAARLLYLEAARRKQSGERADLIAGQAKLFCSEMCWEVCRKALRIHGGNGYTTEYPVERLYRDAPLMVIGEGTNEIQKLVIGRRLLERATRS, encoded by the coding sequence ATGTCCGAACAGATACCTACCGACGAACGACAAACGTCCTCTGTCAAAGGAGACGGTGAGGTCGACGAGGAACTGCGGGGCCACTTGCTCGACGTGGTGAAGCGCTTCACCCGCCAAGAGGTGATTCCGGCTGCAGCAGAACACGAGCTCGCAGACACGTATCCGGCCGAGCTGGTGGAACGGATGAAAGAACTGGGGTTGTTCGGGATCACCGTGGATCGCCGCTACGGGGGACTGGGTCTGGACCTCGTGACTTACGCGATGATCGTCGAGGAGCTCTCGTACGGTTGGATGAGCGTCAGCGGCTTCCTGAACACCCACTTCATGGTGTGCTGGCTGCTCGAGCGCTTCGGCACCGGTGAGCAGAAGGAGCGCTACCTACCCCGTCTGGCAACCGGTGAGATTCGGGCGGCGTACTCGCTGTCGGAACCGGACGCGGGCTCGGACGTGCAGGCCATAAGGACGCGCGCCGTGCGCGACGGCAACCAGTACCTGGTCACGGGGACGAAGATGTGGCTCACCAACGGGCTGCACGCGGGGCTCGTCGCGATGCTCGTCAAGACGGAAGACACCGACCCTCCACACAGGGGCATGAGCGTGCTGCTGGTGGAGAAGCAGCCCGGGCGGACCCGGGACGGAGCCATTCAGGTCAGCCGGAAGATCGACAAACTCGGGTACAGGGGCGTCGAGACCGTGGAGCTCGTCCTCGACGGCCACCGCGTCCCGGAGACCTGTCTGTTGGGGGGAGAAGAAGGTCGCGGGTTCGCTCAGATGATGGCTGCGGTCGAGCTGGGTCGGGTCAACATCGCAGCCAGGGCAGTAGGGGTGGCCCGAAGGGCCTTCGACGAATCGCTGGCATATGCCACGGAGAGGCGCGCCTTCGGCAAGCCGATCGCAGAACACCAGGCGATCTTGTTCGAGTTGGCAGAGATGTCGACCCAGATAGAGGCAGCCCGCCTTCTCTATCTCGAGGCGGCGAGGCGAAAGCAGTCCGGCGAGAGAGCGGACCTCATCGCAGGGCAGGCGAAGCTCTTCTGCTCGGAGATGTGCTGGGAAGTGTGTCGCAAGGCACTGCGGATCCACGGGGGGAACGGATACACGACCGAGTATCCGGTCGAGCGCCTCTACCGAGACGCACCGCTGATGGTCATCGGTGAGGGGACCAACGAGATCCAGAAACTGGTCATCGGGAGACGCCTTCTCGAGCGGGCTACTCGCAGCTGA
- a CDS encoding TetR family transcriptional regulator — protein MTQRERRDLTTTKILEAAAACLVECGYSGTTTVEVCRRAGVSRGALLHHFPTRDSLVAAAVEHLVHKRASEFRDALAGTPPESDLGTKVEFAIDSLWEIFRGPTVAAWIELMVAARTDPLLRKHLSLVERLLDREIEDAVARLFDPADRVGPDFTRVAPRYLIALLHGLALAQMADAERAHEVADDVLAATKQVARLVLESAGLVEDDASAPEERTEPKKRAVSTGGRLGTRNRSQKRRSS, from the coding sequence ATGACCCAGCGAGAGCGTCGAGATCTCACCACGACGAAGATCTTGGAAGCGGCAGCCGCGTGTCTGGTCGAGTGTGGCTACTCGGGAACTACGACCGTGGAGGTGTGCCGCCGAGCGGGCGTGTCCAGGGGAGCGCTCCTCCACCACTTCCCGACACGCGACTCGCTCGTCGCCGCTGCAGTCGAACACCTCGTCCACAAGAGAGCGTCCGAGTTCAGAGATGCTCTGGCAGGCACTCCACCGGAGAGCGATCTGGGGACCAAGGTGGAGTTCGCGATCGACTCGCTGTGGGAGATATTCCGGGGCCCGACAGTGGCGGCATGGATCGAGCTGATGGTGGCCGCCAGGACCGATCCCCTTCTGCGGAAGCACCTTTCGCTCGTCGAGAGGCTGCTCGACCGCGAGATCGAGGACGCAGTGGCGCGACTCTTCGACCCGGCCGACCGGGTCGGGCCCGACTTCACTCGGGTCGCGCCGCGATACCTGATCGCACTCCTGCACGGGCTCGCCCTCGCCCAGATGGCCGACGCAGAGCGCGCCCACGAAGTGGCAGACGACGTCCTCGCCGCGACGAAGCAGGTCGCCCGACTGGTGTTGGAGTCCGCCGGCCTCGTGGAGGACGACGCATCTGCGCCCGAGGAACGCACCGAACCGAAGAAACGCGCCGTCTCGACGGGTGGGCGACTCGGAACCCGAAACCGGTCCCAGAAAAGGAGGTCGTCATGA
- a CDS encoding hydrolase: MRVAAVQLASGPDVDENVRRAGELVRVAADQGAELVVLPEYWNVYGPPETLTLRAEPLDGPSLGEAAELSRRLGIWLAAGTIVERATDGLYDTAVVFSPRGEPAAVYRKMHLFHCGVEGAEQDEASFLEPGSKTVSLRLEDRLFVGLAVCYDLRFPEMFRDLAEEGVDAFLVPSAFTAVTGRDHWELLVRARALDNLAWVVAPNQGGRTGRPGVQTFGHSIVCDPWGGVVARAGAEGDAVLVVSLEKAAVESARSRLPGIDPRSPTRIRRRSTRTGGRE; the protein is encoded by the coding sequence ATGCGGGTCGCCGCCGTGCAGCTTGCGTCTGGGCCAGACGTGGACGAGAACGTGCGGCGGGCAGGCGAGCTCGTCCGCGTCGCAGCCGACCAAGGCGCAGAGTTGGTGGTCCTCCCCGAGTATTGGAACGTCTACGGCCCTCCGGAGACGCTCACCCTGAGAGCCGAGCCACTGGATGGACCGAGTCTCGGCGAGGCCGCCGAACTGTCCCGCCGACTGGGGATCTGGCTCGCGGCAGGCACCATCGTGGAGAGAGCGACGGACGGCCTGTATGACACGGCCGTCGTCTTCTCACCCAGAGGCGAACCAGCGGCCGTATATCGGAAGATGCACCTGTTCCACTGCGGCGTCGAAGGTGCGGAACAGGACGAGGCGTCGTTCCTCGAGCCCGGCTCGAAGACGGTGAGCCTGAGGCTGGAAGACCGGCTCTTCGTCGGTCTGGCGGTCTGCTACGACCTCCGTTTCCCCGAGATGTTCAGAGACCTCGCCGAGGAGGGCGTCGACGCGTTCCTCGTGCCGTCCGCCTTCACGGCAGTGACGGGACGCGATCACTGGGAGCTGCTCGTGCGAGCACGTGCGTTGGACAACCTGGCTTGGGTTGTCGCTCCGAACCAGGGCGGTAGGACGGGCAGGCCGGGCGTACAGACCTTCGGACACAGCATCGTGTGCGACCCGTGGGGAGGCGTCGTCGCAAGGGCCGGGGCCGAAGGGGACGCGGTCCTGGTCGTCTCCTTGGAAAAAGCAGCCGTCGAGAGTGCCAGGAGCAGGCTCCCGGGAATCGACCCGCGTTCCCCGACTAGAATCCGTCGACGGTCCACGAGGACAGGTGGGAGGGAGTGA